From the Desulfobacterales bacterium genome, one window contains:
- the recO gene encoding DNA repair protein RecO: MTSFTTSAVILRRIEFGDFDLIISFFTLHKGKISAIAKSAKKSVKRFSGILEPFSNLQVVCSPGRRNVLPVLQEAILQRPFTNIGFDILKTAYASYWAEMVHEFMEEGSPQASVFDLLIQVFAALDAGITPPEFLSILFQLHFMVMAGFSPNLSQCGNCRCPVELFKTPRVQFDLKKGSIVCPRCSSGHLNYVSLSISTIKQLLWIEHGDFNKAGRIRLTQQAIGEGQQLLESFVRFHLGKKLRSLAFLQQIRKAV, from the coding sequence ATGACATCGTTTACCACATCGGCCGTCATACTGCGGCGTATCGAATTCGGCGATTTTGACCTGATCATCTCGTTTTTTACCTTGCATAAAGGTAAGATTTCAGCCATAGCAAAATCAGCAAAAAAAAGCGTTAAACGATTTTCAGGTATTCTGGAACCATTTTCAAATTTACAGGTGGTATGCAGTCCCGGGCGCCGAAATGTACTGCCTGTTCTACAGGAAGCAATTCTGCAGCGGCCGTTTACCAACATTGGTTTTGATATTCTTAAGACGGCATATGCCAGCTACTGGGCCGAAATGGTCCATGAATTCATGGAAGAGGGGTCGCCGCAGGCGTCGGTTTTCGATCTGCTGATTCAGGTTTTTGCCGCACTGGATGCCGGTATAACGCCACCGGAGTTTTTAAGCATATTGTTTCAGCTTCATTTCATGGTCATGGCCGGTTTCAGCCCGAATCTGAGTCAGTGCGGAAACTGTCGGTGCCCGGTCGAATTGTTTAAAACACCCCGGGTTCAGTTTGATCTTAAAAAAGGAAGCATTGTATGTCCCCGATGTTCTTCCGGGCATCTGAATTATGTATCCCTTTCTATAAGCACAATAAAACAGCTGCTGTGGATTGAACATGGAGATTTTAATAAGGCCGGAAGAATCCGGTTAACGCAGCAGGCGATCGGTGAAGGTCAGCAATTGCTGGAATCGTTCGTCAGGTTTCATCTGGGGAAAAAACTGCGCAGCCTCGCATTCCTGCAGCAGATTCGAAAAGCGGTGTGA